The genomic window AAAAGTATTTTATTTAGAAATTAAAAACAAAACTGGACGAGCACGTGAAGATCAGAAACAGTTTCATCACATGTTAACTAATCACGGAATTATTCACGGTATAGCTCGAAGTCCAGAGGATGCTTTAAAAATTATTGATGAGGAGTTGGTAGGTTATGGGTTCAGTGATTTATAAATGAATAACGAACATATTTATCGCAGCTTTATGGAACAGGCATTTGAAAACCACAACAGAAATATAACAAGTGCTATCGCACACGTGTATACATTTCAATCACAGCTACCTGCTGATTTCATGAAGGCTAACCATGAACTAACTACAAGAGAAAAGAACGAGATCATACGAGATATTTTATATCCGTTTTAGATTATCAATAAATTGGAGGAGAACAATGAAATATAAATTGAAACTAAATTATACAAAAATCGAACTAGATGAACTAAAACAACTTAGTGAATATTATGATAGTCCTATGAGTGCCGTGGGCAAGATAGTTAGGACAGAAGGAAGAAATCAAGCCTTTGGAAAATTGTGGTTAAAATATGAGTCTATTGCTGAGAGAAATGAGTTTGATTTAATGGCCGACATTAATAACGCGGTAATGGGAACTGCTATTTTTCCAGAACAGCAGTTATATTACGTCCTTGATGGCTATATAAACTCATCTTTATGTTGTAGTACGACTGTGATGGAATGGTCACACAAATATGAAGACTGGCGCGACTGTCGAATCTTCAAAACTAAAGAAGAATGGATACATCTTAACCCAGCGTACGAATCAATGTTAGCGGAGGTTGAAGAATAATAGCAAAGCTAAATAACCCTGAGATGAATGAGAAGTTTAGGAAACTTAATAAAGGCTGGAGAAAACTGGGTAAGCCGTTTCCTAAGTCACTTTCAACTAATAAGGAAAATAATGATAATGAGGTGGAAGAATGAAAACATGTGCAGAATGTAGCCAATCAATTGGCTTTGGAGAAATGTATTATTCGATTGGTGATAACTTTTTACAATTCAATTATTTTGAAAGGGAAGATGGATCAGACAATATTTTTTGTTCACAACAATGCTTGATGGATTCATTGTCCGTTGAACAAGATGAGGTGGAAGAATAATGGACAACGATTTAATTAAAGCAGTACAAGAATGGTCAAAAGAACGTGGCTTAGATAATAATGACCCAGCGAAACAATTGAATAAGCTGCAAGAAGAGATTGATGAGTTAAAGGAAGCATATAAGAATCATGATTTCTCAAATGCTAACTCAGGTTTCCCGGATTCGATTGGTGATGTGATGGTTGTCATGATTATCCTCTGTCAACAAACAGGATTCGATTTAAAAGATTGCTTGGAACTTGCAGTTGATACGATCAAGAATCGTAAAGGGAAGACTTTAAATGGTGTGTTCATTAAGGACGAGGGGGAATAACCATTCAACAATTAAGTAAGAGTAGATTGCTTGAGCTTGAAGAGGACTTTAAAGAGTATCAACAAGTTAATACCAACATTGCTGTGAGAGTTGTTGCTATTGAACATCCCTGGACTGAAAGTAACGGAAATCCAGAGGGTGATAGATTGATAAAAACACTGATTATCTTAAATTGTTGGAGGACATACAAAAATGATTTCGCTATGTCACACAAATGGGAGTGATCAAGAATGGTAGAAACACACGAAAAAATAATGTCTATGGTCCACGAACTAGAAGAAGAGTACGGAACGTTGTCAGCAACACCGCTTGATTCAGACAAGTTAAAGCAACTGCAGGATTATACCAAGTCATTGCCCAACGAACGTGGAGGCGGGTATATTCCTCGTCAATACACAATTGATGATATCCAGAAAGCACTGGACACTGGTGAGAAAAAGAGGGATATCACCAAACGTTTTGGGTTAAGTAGTGGCTTTATATTCGAGAATGTAAAAGCTGGCAGATTAGACGACAAAGCTTGGTCAATTAGCAGAAGAGCCATTAACCAGATTAAAAGTTATAAGAGGAACAAAGAACGACTAAATAAAGAAGCTAAGGATATGGGACTATGAATCTTGTGGAAACGCTAGACAAGGAAAACACTTGTGTGGGAGACGCTTAATAAATAGTGAGGTGGAACAATGAGATATCAAATAATCAAACAGATACAGACTGAAGAAACCAACGAATCATATCCAGTAGCACAATGCACGGATTTCACTTTAGCACGACTGATTGCAGACACACTCACTGATAATGAACCAAGCAAATCATATAAGCGTGTCACATTTATGGTTCAGCCGTGGAGAAACTAACAATGGAAAGAACTTCTATATTTGGCACTATTCCTATACGGGGTAACGTTCCAACTAGAGTGCAAGCAAACCCAAGTCCAACGGCACGTTTAAAATTAATGGGGGTGGTAAGTATCGAACTATCAAAACGAAAACTGGGGTATTTAGAAGAACTTTATGCAGATTACACGGACATTGATCATCTTATAGCAATCCGAAGAGATGAGATTGATCACCCGTGGAGAGAACAAGACACCAATACAGGTGGCGGGCGTTCTAGTCACGTGTCCAGACCACAAGAAGAAATTATTATCAAGCGTGAGAATGATATTCGGCTCCAGTGGCTACTTAAGTTGCAGGAAGCTGGTGATAAGGCAGTTGAACAATTTACTGACGAACAGCAACGTATGTACGAGTTGAAATACCTATCGAATGATTACTATGATTGGGATATTGTCGGTGACATCATGGGATATTCACATACCTCAATTTACCGTAAACGGTACAAATTTCTTGAGTTATTGGGTAAACAAATTGGGTATTGCTAAAGTGGTACTAGAATCGCTATTAATACCACCCCAAAAAATTTATTATAGTATTATAGCCTACGGCTATAAAATCTGGAGGTAACAGAATGAAAAAGTGTTGGAATTGCCATCAAGAAATTCCAGATGATGATTTAGTTACTTATGATGGATTATCATTTCATGAGCCTTGCAGAGATCAATACATTAGTAAACATGATGATATTACACAAGAATATCTAAAACTTAAAACCGTATTGATGTTTGATAGGGCTGTACATCAGATTGGACAATCATCAAATAACGATGATTATTATGAAGAAGCACAGATTGTTAAGCAATTTGCTTTAAAGGATGTAAATAAATTTCAATCATCTGATGAAATGATGACAGCTATGGAGTTATTGAAGAATAGAATTCAGATGAAAGCACAGTACAAAGTGTTTAATTACCGAGTAGACTTTTTACTTCCAGATTTAAAGGTGTGCTTAGAAATTGATGGTATGCTTCATAACTACAAGCAAATAAAAGATTCAAAAAGAGATGTAAAAATTCTAAACGCCTTAAATGAAGAAAGTCCAGGATGGGAGTTTGTAAGAATACCAACCGACTTGCTTGAACGAAATATCCAAAGACTAGTTCCTGCAATCAAGGCAGTTTATAAAGCCAAGCAAGAAGAACGAAGGAAACATAACGGTTTTCTCCCAACTAATTGGTCAGCAACAAACCGAGCTGCACAAATAAGTGTGGTAAGTCCAGAAGACGACGATTCAACAAAGGCATACAGAATGTTAATCAGTAGAGAGTTAAAGAAACAGATCTAGACAAGGATAGTCTATAAAACCAAAATAAAAACAAATTATTTTAACACAAAGACAGCCTGTCTCTAACTGCAGAATGATCTTTAAAAAAACGGCAACGTGAGTAAACACGTAATAATCTAGCTCAACGCTATTAATGCCTGCTTATGATAACGGCATGGCATTGTGGGGATACTGGCGTACGATAGTGGTTCGATTCCACTGATCCTCATTGGATATACATACCGGGAGTGTATCCATCCCTTATTCATAGAATCCTCCTCGGTGGGATGTATCCAGTGGTATGGATATACTATACGCTAGCAAGTATGCAGGTTCGATTCCTGCCATCCCAATATTAACCGTGCATGAAAAAAGTGGTGGTATCCCTACGGGGACCATTGCGATTGTATTAGTAGTTGACTTTGGTAAGCCGATCGGTTGGTTCAATTCCAGCCTCAGTTATTTGATCAAGTTCGGGTACCTGTGGTTCCGAACTGTGGACGGTGGTACTGAGCATACTAGTAAATACTCACAGGCTATTATTCGTCAGGTATAAGACGTTAAAACCATGTAGTGAGTTTTTCATGTTTTATTAGCTCAGTAACCATATCGGTATATGATTTAGAGGTTCGACTCCTCTTATGGTTATAGTGAGGAGTTGCTTAATTGTTTGATGAATTTATTTATAGGAACGCCACTGTGTCAATCCTCTTTATACTGGAATAGTTCACTAAAAAATTCATCAATTACTTGATTAATTTATTGCTTTACTACATAATAATGTTGTAAATAAAAAGCCAACACCTAGTGGAATAGGTATTGGCTGGTAGCACCGTGTAAGACGGCAGCTGCTTTCATTATTTTGTTAAAACTTTAAATAACCGAAAACTGGCTAAAGTTTATGACGGTTATTTTTTTTGATTAAATTTTAGTATGATAACTGTTAATGTTGAAAATGAAATCATCAACATTAAAGCTTGATACACGCTCATATTAACCTTTCTCAAGGTAACACTCACTATTAATCATAGGCATCACCTCATTTTTATATGAAGATTAGCCACCGTCTTAACTTGCTACAACGAAATTATATCATAGGGCATTACCTTAATTGGTAGTGCTTTTTATTTGCAAAATATTAATTTAATCATTGTGATACAATTCTCTTGAAAACATTTCAGGGGGAAATTTATGGTAGTTTACTCGGAGATATCTAATATGCTTAAAGACATTTCAAAGATTGCAAAAAAGATTAATGATTCAGAATTAAATTCTTCAATTATTGAACTTCAAGGACAGGTCATGGATTTATATAATGAAAATATTGAATTAGTCCACGACGTTTCCGAATTAAAAAAAGAAAAAGAAATTTCTTCAAATGTTTCATTTAGTAAAACAGGATACGTTTTATTAAATAAAACCGGGCCATACTGTCCAGGATGTTATGGGAAAAGCAAAAAATTAGTAAGGTTAACTTCTGCTAGAGGAACTAGAGGAACAAGACATTATTATAAATGTTCTAGTTGTAAATCAACATTTGATGTTCGTTTCGAGAATGATATAGAATAAAGTACTTCTGCTAATTTAGGTAGTGCTTTTTATTTTGCATCGCTAATTATAGCGGTGCTTTTTTATTGGAGGAAAACAAATGAACAATAACAATAAAACTAAATCAACAGGCTTAGGTTTTCTAGAACTACTCACTCTCATCTTTGTGGTTGCTAAGCTGCTATCATTCATCACGTGGTCATGGTGGTTAGTCTTCTTACCAATCATATTTAAAGTAGTGGTAAGTCTTATTGTCGGCGTTATAGATGGTATTGCCAATGCTGATGAGTAGATGTAAACATCTTGGTTGCCATACATTAGTACCGCGTGAAAAAGTATTCTGTGATGTCCACAAAAGCGATATACAACTCTATGAGCAACGTAAGGAAGAACAACGTAAACATATCAAGAGACATACCAAGTCTTATAACAAGCAAGCACGTAGTCAATCAGAGGAACGAAGACAACGTGAATCTTTCTATCATTCGAAGCAATGGAAGAAGATACGTGAGTATGTATTAACGAGGGACAATTACTTGTGTCAGTACTGCTTAAGGTTCGGCATCATTAGACCAAGCAAGACGGTAGATCACATTGTTCCAGGTCAAGTCGCTCCAGATTTGATAACTGATGTGGATAATCTGTCAACGATTTGTTATTCATGTCATAGAAGAAAGACTGATTGGGAACAAGGATTTTATAAGACCGGTTATAGAAATGATAACCAAAAAGTTCAGACAGATATTTTATTAAAAAATATTTCTGACTTGCCTAATTTTTCAAAATAGCCCCCGCCTACTGTCGCATGGGAGACAGCTCGCACAGTGGGCATGAGCTAAAAAAATAACCTCAAAATTAAAAGTTTTTACAAAGGAGGACGGGTATTGAACACACGAAATGCGGGTAGAAAGCGTAATTTAGCAGTTGTTGACAAGAACAAACCTGATCAAGCCGTTCATAAAAATAATCTGTTAAAACAAAATAATAAACAAGAGCCTTTTCCTGTTGAACCGCCTAGGCATTTAAACAAAGATGCGAGAAGTTTGTGGAAGTCTCTTGCTCCAGAATTAATAAAAATGGGCTTAGTTACCAAATCTGATCAGACTAACTTTGAAATGTTCTGCACTCAATATCAGGAGTATAGAGAGGCTTACGCTGCCATCAAAAAGCATGGAACAATATACAAAGATTCCAATGGAAACTTAAGGAAAAATCCTGCGGTTAATGTTTTAGATACATGTACAAAGAATATTCGTTCGTTAGGAATGGTTTTAGGAATTGATTTCAATTCACGATCACAACTTACTGATACCAAAAGTGAAGATAACAATATAGATATTGATGAAGCGATGAAGGCGTTTGGTGGTTAATATTATGGATTTAACAAAATTAAGACAGAGTGATAAAGAAAAACAATTATTGAAACAGTATTCAAGTGAGGACTTCACAGATATACAAAAGAAATATCAAGATGAAGGAACAAAATACTGTTTCGAAGTTTTAGATGGTAAAAGAACTACCGGATATAATATTAGATTAGCTTGTTACAGACATTTAAGGGATCTCAAACGTGTTGAAAATAATACGTCTGATTTCCCTTTTTATTATGATTTAACAAAGTGTAAGCAGGTGATGAATTTTGCAAAGATTTGTCCCAATGTCGATACAGGTAAGCCTGTCGCATTAATGGCTTGGCAGAATTTTATCTTGTGTCAAATATTTGGCTGGAGAGACGATAATCAGAATAAACGTTATAGTTCAGTCATAGTGTCTGTTGCTAGAGCACAAGGAAAAACCTATCTTTGCGCGATAATTGCTTGTTATGCATATTTAATCGAGGCCAGCGGAAAGAATAACCAAGACCTAATGGTTACAAGTAACATTACCGAGCAAGCCAAAAAAATCTACGGTTACATTTCAACTATGATGAATCAGCTAATAGACACTAACCCGTTGTTTAAAGAATTCGCTAAAAAGGTTGATATGGACGTTCAACATAATCGTGTTAT from Companilactobacillus sp. includes these protein-coding regions:
- a CDS encoding VRR-NUC domain-containing protein; the protein is MESEHNIQSNIMVEVSKTNCTIFRTNVGKVRMFDGRWFDTGLPKGHPDLYGFKHSNGKVFYLEIKNKTGRAREDQKQFHHMLTNHGIIHGIARSPEDALKIIDEELVGYGFSDL
- a CDS encoding MazG-like family protein, translated to MDNDLIKAVQEWSKERGLDNNDPAKQLNKLQEEIDELKEAYKNHDFSNANSGFPDSIGDVMVVMIILCQQTGFDLKDCLELAVDTIKNRKGKTLNGVFIKDEGE
- a CDS encoding transcriptional regulator; protein product: MERTSIFGTIPIRGNVPTRVQANPSPTARLKLMGVVSIELSKRKLGYLEELYADYTDIDHLIAIRRDEIDHPWREQDTNTGGGRSSHVSRPQEEIIIKRENDIRLQWLLKLQEAGDKAVEQFTDEQQRMYELKYLSNDYYDWDIVGDIMGYSHTSIYRKRYKFLELLGKQIGYC
- a CDS encoding DUF559 domain-containing protein gives rise to the protein MKKCWNCHQEIPDDDLVTYDGLSFHEPCRDQYISKHDDITQEYLKLKTVLMFDRAVHQIGQSSNNDDYYEEAQIVKQFALKDVNKFQSSDEMMTAMELLKNRIQMKAQYKVFNYRVDFLLPDLKVCLEIDGMLHNYKQIKDSKRDVKILNALNEESPGWEFVRIPTDLLERNIQRLVPAIKAVYKAKQEERRKHNGFLPTNWSATNRAAQISVVSPEDDDSTKAYRMLISRELKKQI
- a CDS encoding putative holin-like toxin, translated to MSVYQALMLMISFSTLTVIILKFNQKK
- a CDS encoding HNH endonuclease, which gives rise to MLMSRCKHLGCHTLVPREKVFCDVHKSDIQLYEQRKEEQRKHIKRHTKSYNKQARSQSEERRQRESFYHSKQWKKIREYVLTRDNYLCQYCLRFGIIRPSKTVDHIVPGQVAPDLITDVDNLSTICYSCHRRKTDWEQGFYKTGYRNDNQKVQTDILLKNISDLPNFSK
- a CDS encoding phage terminase small subunit P27 family, whose translation is MNTRNAGRKRNLAVVDKNKPDQAVHKNNLLKQNNKQEPFPVEPPRHLNKDARSLWKSLAPELIKMGLVTKSDQTNFEMFCTQYQEYREAYAAIKKHGTIYKDSNGNLRKNPAVNVLDTCTKNIRSLGMVLGIDFNSRSQLTDTKSEDNNIDIDEAMKAFGG